The following are from one region of the Achromobacter xylosoxidans genome:
- the cheA gene encoding chemotaxis protein CheA, with protein sequence MSSGLDLSQFYETFFDEADELLAQMEQLLLELDVGAPDIEQLNAIFRAAHSIKGGAATFGCFTQLAGTTHLLENLLDAIRRGEMALRTDMIDIFLETKDVLKSQLDAYRASEEPDEAVFERICAVLRQLALEHKDPAAAAAPAEAPAAVAAPAPAPAPVVAPAPAPEPAAQAPAAEAGSLPLRVRITKVSDKDAASLLEEMGNLGNVKASERADGTLTVWMDSTCTPDDIEAVCCFIVDGDQLEISREAAPAGVTQAAAPVAAATPAPAPAPKVAEAPAVAESAAAAEAITQSARVARPAAAAPAHADKESTSIRVGVEKVDQVINLVGELVITQAMLAQTASTLDPVLHDRLLNGMEQLERNARDLQEAVMSIRMMPMDYVFSRFPRLVRDIASKMGKQIELQTHGRATELDKSLIERIIDPLTHLVRNSLDHGIETPEKRVAAGKDPVGQLVLSAQHNGGNIVIEVSDDGGGLNRDKILKKAIAQGLPVNENSPDDEIWQLIFAPGFSTAEKVTDISGRGVGMDVVRRNIQDMGGHVQLSCEPGNGTTTRIVLPLTLAILDGMSVRVGEETFILPLNHVTESLQPTNDQIYSVAGNERVMHVRGEYLPLVEMHRVFSVGDAQTDPTQAIAVIMQAEDRRFALLVDHLIGQHQVVVKNLESNYRKVPGISAATILGDGSVALIVDVFALARANRERWSQPEAILN encoded by the coding sequence ATGAGTTCTGGTTTGGACCTCAGTCAGTTTTACGAGACCTTTTTCGACGAGGCGGACGAGCTGCTCGCGCAAATGGAGCAGCTGCTGCTCGAGCTGGATGTGGGCGCGCCCGACATCGAACAGCTCAACGCGATCTTCCGCGCCGCCCATTCGATCAAGGGCGGGGCGGCCACGTTCGGCTGTTTCACGCAGCTGGCGGGCACGACCCATTTGCTGGAAAACCTCCTGGATGCGATCCGTCGCGGCGAAATGGCGCTGCGCACGGACATGATCGATATTTTCTTGGAAACAAAAGACGTGCTCAAAAGCCAACTGGATGCCTATCGGGCCTCCGAAGAGCCCGATGAAGCCGTGTTTGAGCGTATCTGCGCCGTACTGAGGCAGCTTGCGCTGGAGCATAAGGATCCCGCCGCGGCAGCCGCGCCGGCCGAGGCCCCTGCAGCCGTGGCAGCGCCGGCTCCGGCCCCCGCACCGGTGGTTGCCCCGGCGCCTGCCCCCGAGCCCGCAGCGCAAGCGCCGGCCGCGGAAGCGGGCAGCCTGCCTCTGCGTGTGCGGATCACCAAGGTTTCGGACAAGGACGCCGCCTCCCTGCTCGAGGAAATGGGCAATCTCGGCAACGTCAAGGCCAGCGAACGCGCCGACGGCACCTTGACCGTATGGATGGACAGCACCTGCACGCCGGACGATATCGAGGCCGTATGCTGCTTCATCGTCGACGGCGACCAGCTGGAAATCAGCCGCGAAGCCGCTCCGGCGGGCGTGACGCAGGCTGCAGCGCCGGTTGCGGCCGCGACGCCTGCGCCGGCCCCCGCGCCTAAGGTAGCCGAAGCGCCCGCCGTGGCCGAGTCGGCCGCGGCCGCCGAGGCCATCACACAATCCGCCCGCGTGGCGCGGCCTGCCGCGGCGGCTCCGGCGCACGCGGACAAGGAATCCACCTCGATCCGCGTCGGCGTCGAGAAGGTCGACCAGGTCATCAACCTGGTGGGCGAACTGGTCATTACCCAAGCCATGCTGGCGCAGACCGCTTCCACCCTGGATCCGGTGCTGCACGACCGCCTGCTCAATGGCATGGAACAGCTTGAACGCAATGCCCGCGACCTGCAGGAAGCGGTCATGTCCATCCGGATGATGCCGATGGACTACGTGTTCAGCCGCTTCCCGCGCCTGGTGCGCGACATCGCCAGCAAGATGGGCAAGCAGATCGAACTGCAGACCCACGGCCGCGCGACGGAACTGGACAAGAGCCTGATCGAACGCATCATCGATCCGCTGACTCACCTGGTGCGCAACAGCCTGGACCATGGCATCGAGACGCCCGAAAAGCGCGTTGCCGCTGGCAAGGACCCCGTCGGGCAACTGGTGCTGTCCGCCCAGCATAACGGCGGCAACATCGTCATTGAAGTCAGCGACGACGGCGGCGGGCTGAACCGCGACAAGATCCTGAAAAAGGCAATCGCCCAGGGCCTGCCGGTCAACGAGAATTCGCCGGACGACGAAATCTGGCAACTGATCTTCGCGCCGGGCTTCTCCACCGCCGAAAAGGTGACGGATATCTCCGGCCGCGGCGTGGGCATGGACGTGGTGCGCCGGAACATCCAGGACATGGGCGGCCACGTGCAGCTGTCGTGCGAGCCGGGCAACGGCACCACGACGCGCATCGTCCTGCCGCTGACGCTGGCCATTCTGGACGGCATGTCGGTGCGCGTCGGCGAGGAGACCTTCATCCTGCCGCTGAATCACGTAACCGAATCGCTGCAGCCCACCAATGACCAGATCTACTCGGTGGCGGGCAATGAGCGCGTGATGCACGTGCGCGGCGAGTATCTGCCGCTGGTCGAGATGCACCGGGTGTTTTCTGTCGGTGACGCCCAGACCGATCCCACGCAGGCCATCGCGGTCATCATGCAGGCCGAAGACCGCCGTTTTGCGCTGCTGGTGGATCACCTGATCGGCCAGCACCAGGTCGTGGTGAAGAATCTGGAATCGAATTACCGCAAGGTGCCGGGCATTTCCGCCGCCACCATCCTGGGCGATGGCAGCGTGGCCTTGATTGTCGACGTATTTGCGCTTGCGCGCGCCAACCGCGAGCGTTGGTCGCAGCCCGAAGCCATTCTGAATTGA
- a CDS encoding response regulator has protein sequence MAATILVADDSATMRMIVQATLTGAGWKVLTAGNGQEALELAKSHPVDLVVSDWNMPVMGGLELIQGLRQEDEYLDVPVLVLTTEDDVDSKMAARDLGVCGWLSKPVDPDVLVELASELLDEQAGA, from the coding sequence ATGGCTGCAACGATTCTTGTGGCGGACGACTCGGCGACGATGCGGATGATCGTCCAGGCGACGTTGACGGGCGCGGGATGGAAAGTCCTGACGGCCGGCAATGGCCAGGAAGCGCTGGAATTGGCCAAGAGCCACCCGGTGGACCTGGTGGTCAGCGACTGGAACATGCCGGTCATGGGCGGCCTGGAGCTGATCCAGGGACTGCGCCAGGAAGACGAGTACCTGGACGTGCCGGTGCTGGTGTTGACCACCGAGGACGACGTGGACAGCAAGATGGCCGCCCGGGATCTAGGGGTCTGTGGCTGGCTCTCCAAGCCGGTCGATCCTGATGTGCTGGTGGAATTGGCGTCTGAACTGCTCGACGAGCAGGCCGGCGCGTAA
- the motB gene encoding flagellar motor protein MotB — protein sequence MSTVNNHRVVIRRKKGGHGGGHHGGSWKIAYADFITAMMAFFLVMWLISIVPREELKGIAEYFRMPLRVAIAGGPSSSAETSAVPGGGRDPLRSEGDVRRAQGNRVEAQPMGDAERREQHRLENLKKRIENVIETSPVLKTFRPQLLIDLTTEGLRIQIIDNQNRPMFATGRAEVQPYMRDILRELGPVLNELPNKVSISGHTDASQYARGERAYSNWELSADRANASRQELVAGGMNESKVLRIQGLSSSMSLVKDDPYAAVNRRISLVVLNQSTQRRIESENAAAADVSAKDAREVGTAVEAAQAAAQATTATKPGEAESNPPAEGVR from the coding sequence ATGAGTACGGTAAACAATCACCGCGTGGTGATCCGCCGCAAGAAGGGGGGGCATGGCGGGGGGCACCACGGGGGCAGCTGGAAGATCGCGTACGCCGACTTCATCACCGCGATGATGGCGTTCTTCCTGGTGATGTGGCTGATCAGCATCGTGCCGCGCGAGGAACTCAAGGGCATCGCGGAGTATTTCCGCATGCCGCTGCGCGTTGCCATCGCGGGCGGGCCCAGCAGCTCGGCCGAGACCAGCGCGGTGCCTGGCGGCGGCCGCGACCCGCTGCGCAGCGAGGGCGATGTGCGCCGCGCGCAGGGCAATCGCGTGGAGGCCCAGCCCATGGGCGACGCCGAGCGTCGCGAACAGCATCGCTTGGAAAACCTGAAGAAGCGCATCGAAAACGTCATAGAGACCAGTCCGGTGCTGAAAACGTTCAGGCCGCAACTGCTGATCGACCTGACCACCGAAGGCCTGCGTATCCAGATCATTGACAACCAGAACCGTCCGATGTTCGCCACCGGCCGCGCGGAAGTGCAGCCCTACATGCGCGACATCCTCAGGGAACTGGGCCCGGTCCTGAATGAATTGCCCAACAAGGTCAGCATCTCCGGTCACACCGACGCCTCGCAGTACGCCCGCGGAGAGCGCGCCTACAGCAACTGGGAGCTGTCGGCCGACCGCGCCAACGCGTCGCGCCAGGAGCTGGTGGCGGGCGGCATGAACGAAAGCAAGGTCCTGCGCATCCAGGGGCTGTCGTCCAGCATGAGTCTGGTTAAAGATGACCCGTATGCGGCCGTTAATAGACGTATCAGCCTTGTGGTGCTCAATCAGAGCACCCAGCGGCGCATCGAAAGCGAGAACGCCGCGGCTGCGGACGTCAGCGCCAAGGATGCCCGCGAGGTAGGAACGGCAGTGGAAGCGGCGCAAGCCGCGGCCCAGGCCACGACGGCAACCAAACCAGGCGAGGCGGAGAGCAACCCGCCCGCGGAAGGGGTTCGATAG
- the motA gene encoding flagellar motor stator protein MotA, with protein sequence MLIVIGFLVVAVSVVGSFIALGGHLGALYQPFELTLIFGAAFGAFLASNSKKSLMLVKAALPDALKSSRYGKDVYMELMALLYVLLNKARREGLMAIESHIEDPESSPIFSEYPRIAKDAKLMEFITDYLRIMISGNMSSFEIETLMDEEIETYRHEREVPVRALQQMADGLPAFGIVAAVLGVIKALAAVDQPPAILGDLISKAMVGTFLGILLAYGFVGPLASRIDRRSDEATKVLECIKTTLLASMNGYPPQLAVEFGRKVLFSAVRPTFGELEEHVRQAKSATTGKA encoded by the coding sequence GTGTTGATTGTTATCGGTTTTCTCGTGGTGGCCGTGTCGGTCGTCGGCAGCTTCATAGCGCTGGGCGGCCATTTGGGCGCGCTATACCAGCCGTTCGAGCTCACGCTGATTTTTGGGGCGGCTTTCGGCGCCTTCCTCGCCAGCAACAGCAAAAAGTCGCTGATGCTGGTCAAGGCCGCCTTGCCCGACGCCTTGAAAAGCTCGCGCTACGGCAAGGACGTGTACATGGAGCTGATGGCGCTCCTGTATGTGTTGCTGAACAAGGCGCGCCGCGAGGGCCTCATGGCCATCGAATCGCATATCGAAGACCCGGAATCCAGTCCGATCTTCAGCGAATATCCCCGTATCGCCAAAGACGCCAAACTGATGGAGTTCATCACGGACTACCTGCGCATCATGATCAGCGGCAACATGAGCTCGTTTGAAATCGAGACGCTCATGGACGAGGAAATCGAAACCTACCGCCATGAGCGCGAAGTTCCCGTGCGCGCCCTGCAGCAAATGGCCGACGGCCTGCCGGCCTTCGGTATCGTGGCCGCCGTGCTGGGCGTGATCAAGGCGCTCGCCGCCGTGGACCAACCTCCGGCGATCCTGGGTGACCTGATTTCCAAGGCCATGGTGGGCACGTTCCTGGGTATTCTGCTGGCTTACGGCTTTGTCGGTCCTCTGGCCTCGCGCATCGATCGCCGAAGCGACGAAGCCACCAAGGTCCTGGAGTGCATCAAGACCACGCTGTTGGCCAGCATGAATGGCTACCCGCCCCAGTTGGCGGTGGAATTCGGCCGCAAGGTGCTGTTCTCGGCTGTGCGCCCGACCTTTGGTGAGCTGGAAGAGCACGTTCGGCAAGCCAAGTCCGCCACGACCGGCAAGGCCTGA
- the flhC gene encoding flagellar transcriptional regulator FlhC, with protein MATKSVSQEADDILLASSMITLGARLQVLEAETSLSHDRLARLYREIRGCSPPKGMLPFSVDWFMTWLPNIHSSLFYNVYSFLNTRTSSKGIRATIDAYRLYLENAGTDAAEGAEPVLSFTRAWMLVRFFDSGMLQMSACRQCGGHFIAHAHDPQSDFVCAICRPPPRAGKTRAAAKARSGTRPAPVANAARL; from the coding sequence ATGGCCACCAAGAGCGTTTCGCAGGAAGCGGATGACATTCTGCTAGCCAGCTCCATGATCACTTTGGGAGCCCGGCTGCAGGTGCTGGAGGCTGAAACCAGCCTCAGCCACGACCGCCTGGCACGCCTGTACCGCGAAATCCGCGGCTGCTCGCCACCCAAGGGCATGCTGCCCTTTTCGGTTGACTGGTTCATGACCTGGCTGCCGAACATCCATTCCTCGCTCTTCTACAACGTGTATTCGTTCCTGAATACGCGTACCAGCAGCAAAGGCATACGCGCCACCATCGACGCCTATCGCCTCTATCTCGAAAACGCCGGCACCGATGCCGCTGAAGGCGCAGAGCCCGTCCTGAGCTTCACGCGCGCCTGGATGCTGGTGCGTTTTTTCGATAGCGGCATGCTGCAAATGTCCGCCTGCCGCCAGTGCGGGGGGCATTTCATCGCCCATGCGCACGATCCCCAGTCGGATTTCGTGTGCGCGATCTGCCGGCCGCCACCCCGCGCCGGCAAGACGCGCGCTGCGGCCAAGGCGCGCTCCGGCACCCGCCCCGCACCCGTTGCGAATGCCGCCCGGCTCTGA
- the flhD gene encoding flagellar transcriptional regulator FlhD: MQQVENSLLTDIREVNLSYLLLAQRMLRDDYAASMFRLGFSNEVADILMRLSPAQLVKLASSSSLLCRFRFDDYSLLSALTHDVLGGALQQAHATILLAKQPVEELA, from the coding sequence GTGCAACAAGTCGAAAATTCATTGCTGACAGACATTCGCGAAGTGAATCTGTCATATTTGTTACTGGCGCAACGTATGTTGCGGGACGATTACGCAGCATCGATGTTCCGCCTTGGATTCAGCAACGAAGTTGCCGATATCCTGATGCGTCTTTCGCCTGCTCAGCTGGTCAAGCTGGCCAGCTCCAGCTCGCTGCTGTGCCGGTTCCGCTTTGACGATTACAGCCTGCTGTCCGCGCTGACCCATGACGTTCTGGGCGGTGCGTTGCAGCAAGCGCACGCCACCATCCTGCTGGCCAAGCAGCCTGTCGAAGAATTGGCCTGA